A part of Lacinutrix sp. 5H-3-7-4 genomic DNA contains:
- a CDS encoding curli production assembly/transport component CsgF, which yields MKFKLFIFFLFSASTVAMAQQFSYKPLNPAFGGDTFNYNWLLSSANAQNGFTQPRAETEEESELDRFGEQLNQQVLSQISRALLAQQVDAVGDFNEEGTFTFGSLNVEVFESDEGLVINILDTLNGEQTQVIVPNP from the coding sequence ATGAAATTTAAACTATTTATATTTTTTCTTTTTAGTGCGAGTACAGTTGCAATGGCACAGCAATTTAGTTATAAGCCTTTAAATCCTGCGTTTGGAGGAGATACATTTAATTATAATTGGTTATTGAGTTCTGCAAATGCACAAAATGGATTTACACAACCAAGAGCAGAAACTGAAGAAGAATCTGAATTAGATCGTTTTGGAGAGCAATTAAATCAACAAGTTCTTAGTCAAATCTCAAGAGCGCTTTTAGCGCAACAAGTAGATGCTGTTGGTGATTTTAATGAAGAGGGAACATTTACATTTGGCTCATTAAATGTAGAAGTATTTGAGTCTGATGAAGGTTTAGTTATTAATATTCTTGATACACTAAATGGAGAGCAAACTCAAGTTATTGTTCCAAATCCTTAA
- the prfA gene encoding peptide chain release factor 1 has protein sequence MLEKLQIVKQRFDEVSDLIIQPDIITDQKRYVELNREYKDLRLLMDKRELYLEFTNNLAEAEEIIADGSDPEMVEMAKMQYDEAKTAIPELEEEIKVLLIPKDPQDAKNAVVELRAGTGGDEASIFAGDLYRMYTKYCESKGWRVDTVDYSEGTNGGFKEIQFEVSGDDVYGTLKFEAGVHRVQRVPQTETQGRVHTSAATVMVFPEAEEFDVEIDPKDVRIDYFCSSGPGGQSVNTTYSAVRLTHEPTGLVAQCQDQKSQHKNKEKAFKVLRSRLYDLELAKKMEEDAALRGTMVTSGDRSAKIRTYNYPQGRVTDHRIGLTLYDLSNIVNGDIQKIIDELMLAENTEKLKANSDIM, from the coding sequence ATGCTAGAGAAATTACAAATAGTAAAACAGCGTTTTGATGAGGTGAGTGATTTAATCATTCAACCAGATATTATAACAGATCAAAAACGCTATGTAGAATTAAATAGAGAATATAAAGATTTACGCTTGTTAATGGATAAGCGCGAGTTATATTTAGAATTTACAAATAATTTAGCTGAAGCTGAAGAGATAATTGCAGATGGTAGTGATCCAGAAATGGTAGAAATGGCTAAAATGCAATACGATGAAGCTAAAACAGCAATCCCAGAACTTGAAGAAGAAATAAAAGTATTATTAATACCAAAAGACCCTCAGGATGCTAAAAATGCAGTAGTAGAATTAAGAGCTGGTACAGGTGGAGATGAAGCTAGTATTTTTGCAGGAGATCTTTATAGAATGTATACAAAATACTGTGAGAGCAAAGGATGGAGAGTAGATACTGTAGATTATAGTGAAGGTACAAATGGTGGTTTTAAAGAAATTCAATTTGAAGTATCTGGAGACGATGTTTATGGAACTTTAAAATTTGAAGCAGGTGTTCACCGTGTACAACGTGTTCCACAAACCGAAACGCAAGGTCGTGTTCATACAAGTGCAGCAACTGTAATGGTATTTCCTGAAGCCGAAGAGTTTGATGTAGAAATAGACCCTAAAGATGTTCGTATAGATTACTTCTGTTCATCTGGACCAGGAGGACAATCTGTAAATACAACATATTCTGCAGTGCGTTTAACACACGAACCAACAGGATTAGTGGCACAATGTCAAGATCAAAAATCGCAACATAAAAATAAAGAAAAAGCATTTAAAGTATTACGTTCTCGTTTATACGATTTAGAGCTTGCCAAAAAAATGGAGGAAGATGCTGCATTACGAGGTACCATGGTAACATCTGGAGATCGAAGTGCAAAAATTAGAACCTACAACTATCCTCAAGGTCGTGTAACAGATCATAGAATTGGTTTAACACTTTACGATTTATCTAATATTGTAAATGGAGACATTCAAAAAATTATAGACGAATTAATGCTAGCCGAAAACACCGAAAAATTAAAGGCAAACAGCGATATAATGTAA
- a CDS encoding DUF3078 domain-containing protein, with product MRICLLIIALIAINIGKAQEINQDSVVKVQDTVKWLQENKAGLDINEVTFVNWSAGGSNSISALLNLQSSLRYKRDNLIWKSVARTRYGVNKQENQKLRKTEDELELSSTIGYRKDTLTNWYYSGKFNFRTQFSNGYNYPDRANPISRFMAPGYMFLGVGVEYGKNIEKLAFYFSPLTYKGTYVLDQNLADTGAFGVDAALYDEEGNRIKKGENVRTEMGVLVTNNYETELFENIHIRNQLSFYTDYINSFGNVDVDWEVVFDFKVNDYVKATLGSHLKYDDDIKTLVETNVEDEFEEKGAKVQWKQALGVGVIMAF from the coding sequence ATGAGAATTTGTTTATTAATTATTGCACTAATAGCAATTAATATAGGAAAAGCACAAGAAATAAATCAAGACTCGGTAGTTAAAGTTCAAGATACAGTTAAATGGCTACAAGAGAATAAAGCAGGTTTAGATATAAACGAAGTAACCTTTGTAAATTGGAGCGCAGGAGGAAGTAACTCTATTTCAGCACTACTTAATTTACAATCAAGTTTACGTTATAAACGCGACAATTTAATCTGGAAAAGTGTAGCAAGAACACGTTATGGAGTAAACAAACAAGAAAATCAAAAGCTAAGAAAAACCGAAGATGAGTTAGAACTTAGCTCCACTATAGGTTATAGAAAAGATACACTTACAAATTGGTACTATTCTGGTAAATTTAATTTTAGAACCCAATTTTCAAACGGTTATAATTATCCAGATAGAGCAAATCCTATCTCACGTTTCATGGCACCAGGCTATATGTTTTTAGGTGTAGGAGTAGAGTATGGTAAAAATATAGAAAAATTAGCCTTTTACTTTTCACCATTAACCTACAAAGGCACTTATGTTTTAGATCAAAATTTAGCCGATACAGGCGCCTTTGGAGTTGATGCAGCACTATATGATGAAGAAGGAAATAGAATAAAAAAAGGCGAAAATGTAAGAACAGAAATGGGAGTACTAGTTACCAATAACTATGAAACAGAGCTTTTTGAAAACATACACATAAGAAACCAATTAAGTTTTTATACAGATTATATTAATAGCTTTGGTAACGTAGATGTAGACTGGGAAGTGGTATTCGATTTTAAAGTAAACGATTATGTAAAAGCGACTTTAGGATCTCATTTAAAATATGACGACGATATTAAAACTCTTGTAGAAACAAATGTTGAAGATGAGTTTGAAGAAAAAGGCGCAAAAGTACAATGGAAACAAGCGCTTGGTGTTGGTGTAATAATGGCGTTTTAA
- the purU gene encoding formyltetrahydrofolate deformylase codes for MNKITLQIHCKDQTGIIASVTNFIANNNGNIVYIDQHVDREQDIFCMRLESEFKAFSMESFKSNFTNVLAERFNMKWRIYDVEDKPKMALFVSKYDHCLYDLLGRYNSGELFVDIPFIISNHNNLKPIAESFNIPFYYIPVTKDTKAEAEAQQLKLCKEHGINFIVLARYMQIVTNTLINEYPNKIINIHHSFLPAFVGAKPYHSAYKRGVKIIGATSHYVTTDLDAGPIIAQDVASVSHTHSIEDLITKGRDLEKIVLATAIKYHINRKVMVFNNKTIIFS; via the coding sequence ATGAATAAAATTACACTACAAATACATTGCAAAGACCAAACTGGCATAATAGCCTCTGTTACTAATTTTATTGCCAATAATAATGGAAATATAGTATACATAGACCAACATGTTGATAGAGAACAAGATATTTTCTGTATGCGATTAGAAAGTGAGTTTAAAGCTTTTTCAATGGAAAGTTTTAAATCAAATTTCACCAATGTATTAGCTGAAAGGTTTAACATGAAATGGCGAATTTATGATGTTGAAGACAAACCAAAAATGGCACTATTTGTTTCTAAATACGACCATTGCTTGTATGATTTATTAGGAAGATATAATTCTGGAGAATTGTTTGTTGATATTCCTTTTATAATTAGTAATCATAACAATTTAAAACCTATTGCTGAAAGCTTTAATATTCCTTTTTATTATATTCCTGTAACAAAAGACACTAAAGCTGAAGCTGAAGCACAACAACTTAAACTTTGTAAAGAACATGGCATTAATTTTATTGTTTTAGCGCGTTACATGCAAATTGTAACAAACACATTAATTAATGAATACCCAAATAAAATTATTAATATTCATCATTCTTTTTTACCTGCATTTGTAGGAGCAAAACCTTATCACTCTGCCTATAAACGCGGTGTTAAAATTATTGGAGCAACAAGCCATTATGTAACTACAGACTTGGATGCTGGACCAATTATAGCACAAGATGTAGCGAGCGTTTCGCACACACACTCAATAGAAGATTTAATTACCAAAGGTCGTGATCTTGAAAAAATAGTTTTAGCCACCGCTATAAAATATCACATAAACCGAAAAGTTATGGTGTTTAATAATAAGACCATTATTTTTTCATAG
- a CDS encoding DUF4197 domain-containing protein, with protein MKKLLTFIIILNFTACAELQDVVNQLPQGNGSLSQVDIGNGLRQALDLGIDKQVTKLTQQDGFFKNELVKILLPEELQKVDKALRDIGLSNLADEGLKVLNRAAEDAVGEATPIFIDAVKGITFNDAKNILLGDNDAATQYLSNRTESALYAKFNPVIKNSFAKVGADQIWANLINKYNAIPFTNNVNPDLTDYVTGEALKGVYKMIAVEELEIREKASSRTTDLLRKVFALQD; from the coding sequence ATGAAAAAATTATTGACTTTTATTATTATTTTAAATTTTACAGCTTGTGCAGAACTACAAGACGTTGTTAACCAATTACCTCAAGGAAATGGTAGTCTTTCTCAAGTAGATATAGGTAACGGTTTACGCCAGGCTTTAGACTTAGGGATTGACAAACAAGTAACTAAACTAACACAACAAGATGGTTTTTTTAAAAATGAATTAGTAAAAATTTTATTACCAGAAGAGTTACAAAAAGTAGATAAAGCTTTACGTGATATAGGTTTAAGTAATTTGGCAGATGAAGGATTAAAAGTTTTAAATCGTGCAGCAGAAGATGCTGTTGGTGAAGCTACACCTATTTTTATTGATGCGGTAAAAGGCATCACTTTTAACGATGCTAAAAACATTTTACTTGGTGATAACGATGCCGCAACACAGTATTTAAGTAATAGAACAGAAAGTGCTTTATACGCTAAATTTAATCCGGTTATTAAAAACAGTTTTGCAAAAGTTGGTGCAGACCAAATTTGGGCTAATTTAATAAACAAATATAACGCGATACCGTTTACAAATAATGTAAACCCAGATTTAACAGACTATGTTACAGGAGAAGCTTTAAAAGGTGTTTACAAAATGATTGCTGTTGAAGAACTTGAAATTAGAGAAAAAGCATCATCAAGAACTACAGATTTGTTACGTAAAGTTTTTGCTTTACAAGATTAA
- a CDS encoding Lacal_2735 family protein, with the protein MSRKNILKAHQSKLNKRYKQLVEQAYNLRETDHALSDDSEFKAMKLLNKLNQIKFLARDNSQPIS; encoded by the coding sequence ATGTCAAGAAAAAATATTTTAAAAGCGCACCAAAGTAAGCTCAACAAGCGCTACAAACAATTAGTAGAGCAAGCCTATAATTTGAGAGAAACAGATCATGCACTTAGTGATGACTCTGAGTTTAAAGCTATGAAATTATTAAATAAGTTAAACCAGATTAAGTTTTTAGCTCGCGACAACTCACAGCCTATTTCTTAA
- a CDS encoding carboxypeptidase regulatory-like domain-containing protein, producing the protein MKTLKYLAMFFVCMLLLTCSENQIDGERIGSINGKVVAEGTNAPLENVKISTNSPTSTVFTDNEGNFVIENAPIGTYAVQAELDGFVTAFESVTVIEDAAAVVSFEMLTSNANNQPPSIPTLIFPEDLATEQPLEMQFTWEASDLDINDELSYTLELRNGNTNEIEIFETAQDTFYLASNLQLSTTYFWQVKVSDNTNEEVTSSISQFSTITSPNNPFLFVKEEDGNSVIYSGNQDDSTTGNGDVDVGILKLTSETNNSFRPRANMAINKIAYLRTTGGNAQIFTMNTDGSNKTQVTNAIPVTGFRFDHIDFCWAQNGSKLYYPNFNELYSINPDGSGAILIYETVDGSFISEVETVASDNDLVLLKTNNANGYNARIFTLRLSTQTEETVIAEGFNGALGGIDISANGNQVVYTRDLSGYEQPDYRQFQSRIFFYDINLGTNTQIVTEALPGQNDLDVKFSPTEGGFVFTRVDNNLGAVPGVRSFQLGQATAEKELFTAASMPDWD; encoded by the coding sequence ATGAAAACACTAAAATATTTAGCAATGTTTTTTGTTTGTATGTTATTATTAACATGTAGTGAAAATCAAATTGATGGAGAGCGAATAGGTTCAATTAACGGTAAAGTTGTTGCAGAAGGTACAAACGCTCCTTTAGAGAATGTGAAAATATCAACAAATTCTCCAACAAGTACTGTTTTTACAGATAATGAAGGGAATTTTGTTATTGAAAATGCACCAATAGGAACATATGCTGTACAAGCAGAACTTGATGGTTTTGTTACTGCATTTGAATCTGTAACAGTTATTGAAGACGCCGCAGCGGTTGTATCTTTTGAGATGTTAACTTCTAACGCAAATAATCAACCTCCGTCAATACCAACATTAATATTTCCAGAAGATTTAGCTACAGAGCAGCCTTTAGAAATGCAATTTACATGGGAAGCAAGTGACCTAGATATTAATGATGAATTATCTTATACGTTAGAATTAAGAAATGGAAATACAAATGAAATAGAAATTTTTGAGACTGCCCAAGATACGTTTTACTTAGCAAGTAACTTACAATTATCTACAACTTATTTTTGGCAAGTAAAAGTTAGCGATAATACTAATGAGGAAGTTACTTCTTCTATCAGTCAATTTAGTACAATAACCTCTCCAAACAATCCTTTTCTATTTGTAAAAGAAGAAGATGGTAACAGTGTTATATATTCTGGAAATCAAGATGATTCTACGACAGGAAATGGAGATGTAGATGTAGGAATATTGAAGTTAACAAGTGAAACCAACAATAGTTTTAGACCAAGAGCTAATATGGCAATAAATAAAATTGCTTATTTGCGAACCACTGGAGGTAATGCTCAAATTTTCACTATGAATACAGATGGTTCTAATAAAACTCAAGTTACTAATGCAATACCAGTAACAGGGTTTAGGTTTGATCATATAGATTTTTGCTGGGCACAAAATGGTAGTAAATTATATTATCCAAATTTTAATGAGTTATATTCAATTAATCCAGATGGAAGTGGAGCTATTTTAATTTATGAAACAGTAGATGGATCATTTATTTCAGAAGTCGAAACTGTAGCGTCAGATAATGATTTAGTATTACTAAAAACTAACAATGCAAATGGTTATAATGCAAGAATCTTTACATTAAGACTATCTACTCAAACAGAAGAAACTGTTATAGCAGAAGGTTTTAATGGCGCATTAGGCGGTATTGATATCTCTGCTAATGGAAATCAAGTGGTTTATACTAGAGACTTATCAGGATACGAGCAGCCAGATTATAGGCAATTTCAAAGTAGGATATTTTTTTACGATATAAATTTAGGTACAAATACCCAAATAGTTACTGAAGCTTTACCAGGACAAAATGATTTAGATGTGAAATTTTCCCCAACAGAAGGAGGCTTTGTTTTTACAAGAGTAGATAATAATTTAGGAGCAGTTCCTGGAGTTAGAAGTTTTCAGCTCGGTCAAGCTACTGCCGAAAAAGAACTCTTCACTGCTGCCTCAATGCCAGATTGGGATTAA
- a CDS encoding AIR synthase related protein, with amino-acid sequence MSSEISKRYSQRGVSASKEDVHNAIKNIDKGLFPKAFCKIVPDYLTNDEDYCLIMHADGAGTKSSLAYMYWKETGDISVWKGIAQDALIMNIDDLLCVGATDNIMLSSTIGRNKNLIPGEVISAIINGTEELIEDLKSFGVTIHSTGGETADVGDLVRTIIVDSTVTARIKRENVIDNANIKAGDVIVGLESFGQATYEKEYNGGMGSNGLTSARHDVFNNYLATKYPESFDAAVPEDLVYSGQVKLTDAVENSPIDAGKLVLSPTRTYAPIIKEILSKYTSQDIHGMVHCSGGAQTKILHFVDNLHIVKDNLFPIPPLFKLIQEQSKTDWKEMYQVFNCGHRMELYVSPEIAESIIAISKSFNVDAQIIGKVEASENKKLTIESPFGTFQY; translated from the coding sequence ATGAGCTCAGAAATTAGTAAAAGATATAGTCAACGAGGTGTTTCAGCTTCAAAAGAAGACGTACACAACGCTATTAAAAATATAGATAAAGGATTGTTTCCTAAGGCATTCTGTAAAATTGTACCAGATTATTTAACTAATGACGAGGATTATTGTTTAATAATGCATGCAGATGGAGCAGGTACAAAATCGTCACTAGCTTATATGTATTGGAAAGAAACAGGAGATATTTCTGTTTGGAAAGGCATTGCACAAGATGCTTTAATTATGAATATAGACGATTTACTTTGCGTTGGAGCAACAGATAACATTATGTTATCTTCAACCATAGGAAGAAATAAAAATCTAATTCCTGGCGAAGTAATTTCAGCAATTATAAATGGAACTGAAGAATTAATTGAAGATTTAAAAAGCTTTGGAGTTACTATACATTCTACAGGTGGAGAAACAGCAGATGTTGGAGATTTAGTAAGAACAATTATTGTAGACTCAACAGTAACAGCTAGAATAAAACGAGAAAACGTAATCGATAATGCAAATATTAAAGCAGGAGATGTTATAGTTGGTCTAGAAAGTTTTGGTCAAGCCACGTACGAGAAAGAATATAATGGAGGTATGGGAAGTAATGGTTTAACTTCTGCTAGACACGATGTATTCAATAATTATTTAGCTACAAAATATCCAGAAAGTTTTGATGCAGCAGTACCAGAAGATTTAGTATATTCTGGGCAAGTTAAGTTAACAGATGCAGTAGAAAATAGCCCAATAGATGCAGGTAAATTAGTATTGTCACCAACAAGAACTTATGCGCCAATTATAAAAGAAATTTTATCTAAATATACTTCGCAAGACATCCATGGTATGGTACACTGTTCTGGAGGAGCACAAACCAAAATTCTTCATTTTGTAGATAATTTGCATATTGTAAAAGATAATTTATTCCCAATTCCACCACTTTTCAAGCTAATTCAAGAACAATCTAAAACAGATTGGAAAGAAATGTATCAAGTGTTTAACTGTGGGCATAGAATGGAATTATATGTAAGTCCTGAAATAGCAGAATCTATTATAGCAATATCAAAAAGCTTTAATGTCGATGCTCAAATAATTGGAAAAGTCGAAGCTTCAGAAAATAAAAAACTAACAATAGAAAGTCCTTTTGGAACGTTTCAATATTAA
- the pyrF gene encoding orotidine-5'-phosphate decarboxylase produces MTTKQLVTQINKKNSFLCIGLDVDLNKIPEHLLNLEDPIFEFNKAIIDATHHLCVAYKPNTAFYEAYGLKGWKSLEKTINYLNKNFPEIFTIADAKRGDIGNTSTMYAKAFFEDLAFDSVTVAPYMGKDSVEPFLAFKDKHTIMLALTSNQGAFDFQTKTVEGKELYKQVLETSKSWKNSENLMYVVGATKAEYFSEIRKIIPDSFLLVPGVGAQGGNLQDVCKYGMTDTIGLLINSSRGIIYASKTENFATAAAIKAEELQKQMEVILNK; encoded by the coding sequence ATGACTACAAAACAACTTGTAACCCAAATAAATAAAAAAAACTCATTCCTTTGTATTGGGTTAGATGTAGACTTAAATAAAATACCAGAACACTTATTAAATTTAGAAGACCCAATTTTTGAGTTTAATAAAGCTATAATAGACGCTACACACCATTTATGTGTTGCCTATAAACCTAATACAGCATTTTATGAAGCTTATGGATTAAAAGGCTGGAAATCCTTAGAGAAAACTATAAACTATCTAAATAAAAATTTTCCAGAAATTTTTACAATAGCAGACGCAAAACGTGGAGACATAGGAAACACAAGTACTATGTATGCTAAAGCATTTTTCGAAGATTTAGCTTTCGATAGTGTTACAGTGGCTCCATATATGGGAAAAGATTCTGTAGAACCTTTTCTAGCTTTTAAAGATAAGCATACCATAATGTTAGCTTTAACGTCTAATCAAGGCGCATTCGATTTTCAAACCAAAACAGTAGAAGGCAAAGAGCTGTACAAACAAGTTTTAGAAACTTCAAAATCGTGGAAAAATTCAGAAAACCTAATGTATGTAGTTGGAGCAACAAAGGCAGAATATTTCTCAGAGATTAGAAAAATAATTCCAGACAGTTTTTTATTAGTTCCAGGAGTTGGTGCTCAAGGCGGAAACTTACAAGACGTTTGCAAATACGGTATGACAGATACTATTGGTTTATTAATAAACTCTTCAAGAGGTATTATTTATGCTTCAAAAACTGAAAATTTTGCTACTGCTGCCGCCATTAAAGCAGAAGAATTACAAAAGCAAATGGAAGTTATTTTAAACAAATAA
- a CDS encoding CsgG/HfaB family protein, producing MNNFKKIIVLLTIYIFANSCGTYFNQPFSQEPAKIGEFSKSTNKLLSLPPAKVPLEVAVYNFSDQTGQYKAVENGSTFSTAVTQGATTILIKALGDSGYFIPLERENFNNLSTERNIIRTTKQEYIKGLNPNEPPIEPLLYAGLMLEGGIISYDTNIVTGGAGARYFGVGGSARYRQDRITVYLRAISTKNGEILKTIYVSKTILSQAVDVSLFRFVKFQRLLEAETGFTQNEPVQLAVKDAIEKAVYDLILEGMQDGYWASNAGVEKDNQLMSEYKEEKEISNSTQLFNRFTFKRRTDNVIHGSLGSARINGDYINPEHQLNFRLGFKRYLNSHFNLNLNANKFKLSNEDIFEKSFVSFDANVEYNILPFDKLSPYIYVGGGTNISSDFNNINPKIQAGLGLEYLVTDRLGITSYVENNFVFSDAVDDLVRGDKDDMYLRIGLGVNLYIGNYNTKKDIERARERERRKELRKIRRENIEKGLYNKSSELIDEVEANNNEN from the coding sequence ATGAATAATTTTAAAAAAATAATAGTCTTATTGACTATATACATATTCGCAAACTCTTGTGGTACTTATTTTAATCAACCTTTTTCTCAAGAACCCGCAAAAATTGGAGAATTTTCAAAATCTACAAACAAGCTACTTAGTTTACCGCCAGCTAAAGTACCATTAGAAGTCGCTGTATATAATTTTAGCGATCAAACAGGGCAATATAAAGCTGTAGAAAACGGAAGTACTTTTAGTACAGCTGTAACGCAAGGAGCCACTACAATATTAATTAAAGCTTTAGGAGATTCAGGCTATTTTATTCCTTTAGAAAGAGAAAACTTTAATAATCTTTCTACAGAAAGAAATATTATACGTACAACTAAGCAAGAATATATAAAAGGATTAAATCCTAACGAACCACCAATTGAGCCTTTGCTTTATGCGGGTTTAATGTTAGAAGGTGGTATTATTTCGTATGACACCAATATTGTTACAGGTGGAGCTGGAGCTAGATATTTTGGTGTTGGAGGATCTGCTAGGTATAGGCAAGACAGAATAACGGTTTACTTGCGAGCTATTTCCACTAAAAATGGAGAAATTTTAAAAACAATATATGTTTCAAAAACGATATTATCACAAGCAGTAGATGTAAGTTTATTCCGGTTTGTTAAATTTCAAAGATTGTTAGAAGCAGAAACAGGATTTACTCAAAATGAACCAGTACAATTAGCAGTTAAAGATGCTATTGAAAAAGCAGTGTACGATTTAATTTTAGAAGGTATGCAAGATGGGTATTGGGCTAGTAATGCTGGTGTTGAAAAGGATAATCAATTAATGAGTGAATATAAAGAAGAAAAAGAAATTTCTAACTCCACTCAATTATTTAATAGATTTACATTTAAAAGACGAACAGATAATGTAATACATGGTTCGTTAGGTAGTGCAAGAATTAATGGAGATTATATAAACCCTGAACATCAACTTAATTTTAGATTAGGTTTTAAACGCTATTTAAACTCTCATTTCAATTTAAATTTAAATGCAAATAAATTTAAACTCTCTAATGAGGATATATTTGAAAAAAGCTTTGTTTCATTTGATGCTAATGTAGAATATAATATTCTTCCCTTTGATAAATTATCACCTTACATATATGTTGGAGGAGGAACTAATATTTCAAGTGATTTCAATAATATAAATCCAAAAATACAAGCAGGATTAGGCTTAGAGTATTTGGTCACAGATAGATTAGGAATAACTAGCTACGTAGAAAATAATTTTGTATTTAGCGATGCTGTTGATGATTTGGTAAGAGGAGATAAAGACGATATGTACCTTAGAATAGGACTTGGTGTTAATTTATACATTGGTAATTATAACACTAAAAAAGATATAGAAAGAGCTAGAGAAAGAGAGAGAAGAAAAGAGTTGAGAAAAATTAGAAGAGAAAACATAGAAAAAGGATTATATAATAAGTCTAGTGAATTGATAGATGAAGTTGAAGCTAATAACAATGAAAATTAA
- a CDS encoding ABC transporter substrate-binding protein, translating to MEIRDQIGNTVTLKTTPKRIISLVPSQTELLYDLGLEDSIVGITKFCVHPFHAKSTKHKVGGTKNIKIEVIKALNPDIILCNKEENTKEIVDACKTICATHVSDIFNISDCLELITQYGELFNKRTNASKIIDKINFNLNDFKAFIKNKPTLKVAYFIWRKPWMVAANNTFIDYLLELNNFENIYKNRERYPEIELKKIRLEGDPEIVMLSSEPYPFKDEHAFEVGRVSHHAKTIFVDGEYFSWYGSRLIKAFDYFKALRNRL from the coding sequence GTGGAAATTAGAGATCAAATAGGAAATACTGTAACTTTAAAAACAACACCTAAACGTATAATTTCTTTAGTGCCATCTCAAACAGAATTACTTTATGATTTAGGTTTAGAAGACTCTATTGTTGGTATCACTAAATTTTGTGTACATCCATTTCATGCAAAAAGTACAAAGCATAAAGTAGGCGGAACAAAAAATATTAAAATTGAAGTTATAAAAGCTTTGAATCCAGATATTATACTTTGTAATAAAGAAGAAAACACAAAAGAAATAGTAGATGCATGTAAAACAATTTGTGCAACACATGTATCTGATATTTTTAATATATCAGATTGTTTAGAGTTAATAACTCAATATGGAGAATTATTTAATAAGCGAACAAACGCCTCTAAAATAATAGATAAAATAAATTTTAATTTAAACGATTTTAAAGCTTTTATAAAAAATAAACCAACACTTAAGGTTGCTTATTTTATCTGGAGAAAACCATGGATGGTTGCAGCTAATAACACTTTTATAGATTATTTATTAGAATTAAATAATTTTGAAAACATCTATAAAAACCGTGAACGTTATCCCGAAATAGAATTAAAAAAGATAAGATTAGAAGGAGATCCTGAAATTGTAATGTTATCTAGTGAACCTTATCCATTTAAAGACGAACATGCCTTTGAGGTTGGCCGTGTGTCTCACCATGCAAAAACAATTTTTGTTGATGGCGAATATTTTTCTTGGTACGGCTCAAGATTAATTAAAGCCTTTGATTATTTTAAAGCTTTAAGAAATAGGCTGTGA